The proteins below come from a single Pseudovibrio brasiliensis genomic window:
- a CDS encoding phage major tail tube protein, translated as MAKLPRIQRNMALSINGVGFAGTCESVTPPTLTRLTEDFRAGGMDGTIRIDMGQEAMEMTIVVAGTDHGLLEHLGLLSQGVPITLRTANQAQGSGVEGVTYKATGSWSVYDMGEMAMGAKNTTTITAQLTHFEIVDAGDEALFVDVPNMICRLRGVDILKEQRDALGV; from the coding sequence GCATTCAGCGCAATATGGCGCTCTCTATCAATGGTGTCGGTTTCGCTGGTACCTGCGAAAGCGTAACCCCACCGACCCTTACTCGTCTCACCGAGGATTTCCGGGCTGGTGGCATGGACGGCACAATCCGCATTGATATGGGCCAAGAGGCTATGGAAATGACGATTGTGGTGGCTGGTACCGATCATGGTCTTCTTGAGCATCTGGGTCTGCTGAGCCAGGGCGTTCCGATCACTCTGCGTACTGCCAATCAGGCACAGGGCAGCGGTGTTGAAGGTGTGACCTACAAAGCAACCGGTTCCTGGTCTGTATATGACATGGGCGAAATGGCTATGGGTGCCAAAAACACTACCACCATTACTGCTCAGCTCACCCACTTCGAAATTGTCGATGCGGGCGATGAAGCGCTGTTCGTAGACGTACCAAACATGATTTGTCGTCTGCGCGGTGTCGATATCTTGAAAGAGCAGCGAGACGCCCTGGGCGTTTAA
- a CDS encoding phage tail assembly protein, with product MEQVTLSYPINVGGTEQTIIKLRRPKVRDVRAAEKHSKDGFEQVLFLISKVGLLSDDSGLSPADVDEIDVIDITKISEVIEGFTKG from the coding sequence ATGGAACAGGTTACCCTATCTTACCCAATCAATGTTGGTGGCACTGAGCAAACTATCATCAAACTGCGCCGCCCAAAGGTGCGCGATGTAAGAGCCGCAGAGAAGCACAGTAAAGACGGCTTCGAGCAGGTTCTGTTCCTGATCAGCAAAGTAGGCCTTCTCTCAGATGATTCAGGTCTATCTCCAGCTGACGTCGATGAAATCGATGTGATTGATATTACTAAAATTTCTGAAGTGATTGAGGGTTTTACCAAGGGCTAA
- a CDS encoding GpE family phage tail protein encodes MAVAYGWTPDTIENMELQEAYTWHHRALDVIKAKAQRGF; translated from the coding sequence ATGGCAGTGGCTTATGGCTGGACGCCGGACACGATTGAAAACATGGAATTACAAGAGGCCTATACTTGGCACCATCGTGCATTAGATGTGATTAAGGCCAAGGCCCAACGGGGGTTTTAA
- a CDS encoding phage tail protein produces the protein MSNASTTTAQLEINLVDNITAPMKQIKISIAGLKKAEAELGAAPGINRMREAVQNLSGSFKKLKTNFTGVKASVMSLGKSTFGLASSFAKTGDAVAKLSKDTGLGIQEFQELRYAAERSDVSTKTFNESMKTFSKGLADARKGTGPLYSALKDANPELLESALAAENTGDALGLLMGSMGDIKKADFKPKFLKALFGKKGGDMEAFADLKPEELAAFRKEAQKLGVVLSEQDVGKSTKFADTFTQLQGAITGVKNEVAAALLPAFTHLGGKLTEILVNNRERIGVWAQQFGEKLPGAIDSAMNALTSIGEGFKTVIGLVETFTGPLDLVSIALGGFAGIKLAPLIGSILEVGSAIFRLGPLFARAISTIIGAMGPIGWAILGIGLVVGEIIAEWDKFKAYWQNAWNEISAAFEGGWVHGIAALLSRINPLKLMIDGIDHLTSKYLGFSPTEIVGGWITSIENLAISFYEKMKQIGVNLVNGMIDGLVSLGESIKQTGTELFQGFVDSIVAFVDTLKTTGTDLAKSVIEGLSSLKDLLSNTVLEFYESMKGMGASMVQGILDGLAAAWSGLKSWFSSSITKLMPKKVLEWIGWEEGSGPDEVPDVVAGVKAKSPTLKAMEDGAANSNAPNNDYSKTELNVTVNAGNATDPEAIAQLTGKATTKAVADAKRSRNSQLNDR, from the coding sequence ATGTCCAATGCAAGTACGACCACCGCACAGCTAGAAATAAACCTGGTGGACAACATAACCGCACCAATGAAGCAGATTAAGATCTCGATAGCTGGTCTTAAGAAAGCGGAGGCGGAGTTGGGGGCAGCTCCCGGGATTAATCGGATGAGGGAGGCTGTCCAAAATCTATCGGGAAGTTTCAAAAAACTAAAAACTAATTTCACTGGCGTCAAAGCCAGTGTGATGTCACTCGGAAAGTCAACGTTTGGCTTGGCTTCGTCCTTTGCCAAGACAGGAGACGCAGTCGCGAAACTGTCCAAGGATACTGGGCTGGGTATTCAAGAGTTTCAAGAACTGCGATATGCAGCTGAACGCTCTGATGTATCCACGAAGACCTTTAATGAGTCTATGAAGACCTTCTCTAAAGGTTTGGCTGATGCGCGAAAAGGTACTGGGCCACTATACAGTGCACTAAAAGATGCAAACCCTGAACTGTTAGAATCTGCATTAGCTGCTGAAAATACTGGTGATGCCTTGGGTCTCCTTATGGGATCTATGGGAGATATCAAGAAAGCAGATTTCAAGCCTAAGTTCCTGAAGGCCTTGTTTGGCAAAAAAGGCGGAGACATGGAGGCCTTTGCCGACTTGAAGCCTGAAGAGTTGGCTGCATTCCGTAAAGAAGCTCAGAAGCTTGGGGTTGTGTTAAGTGAGCAAGATGTCGGCAAATCTACCAAATTTGCCGATACCTTTACCCAGCTTCAAGGGGCAATTACTGGCGTTAAAAATGAAGTTGCTGCAGCGCTCTTGCCAGCATTTACTCACCTTGGTGGCAAGTTAACTGAAATTCTGGTCAACAATCGTGAAAGGATTGGAGTTTGGGCGCAGCAGTTCGGTGAAAAGTTGCCCGGCGCTATTGATAGCGCCATGAACGCTTTGACCAGTATTGGGGAAGGCTTCAAAACAGTTATTGGTCTGGTTGAAACATTCACAGGACCCTTAGATCTAGTTAGCATTGCTCTTGGAGGATTTGCTGGGATCAAGCTAGCCCCACTGATTGGCTCAATTCTGGAAGTGGGCTCTGCAATATTTCGGTTAGGTCCACTCTTTGCCCGAGCTATTTCGACAATTATAGGCGCTATGGGGCCAATTGGGTGGGCAATACTGGGTATCGGACTGGTTGTTGGCGAAATAATTGCTGAATGGGATAAGTTCAAGGCTTATTGGCAAAATGCTTGGAACGAAATTTCTGCAGCTTTTGAAGGTGGCTGGGTTCACGGTATTGCGGCTTTGCTTAGTCGCATAAATCCGCTGAAATTAATGATTGATGGAATTGATCACCTAACAAGCAAGTACCTTGGCTTTTCTCCTACGGAGATTGTAGGTGGTTGGATCACTAGTATAGAAAATCTGGCTATCTCATTTTATGAGAAAATGAAGCAGATCGGCGTCAATCTAGTCAATGGAATGATAGATGGTCTCGTTTCACTCGGTGAAAGTATAAAACAGACTGGAACTGAATTATTTCAAGGATTTGTTGATAGTATTGTCGCTTTTGTCGATACTTTAAAGACAACAGGAACAGATCTCGCAAAAAGCGTTATTGAAGGACTTTCTAGTCTAAAAGATCTTCTAAGTAATACTGTACTAGAGTTTTATGAGTCCATGAAGGGCATGGGCGCGAGTATGGTTCAAGGTATTCTTGACGGTCTCGCGGCGGCCTGGTCTGGCTTGAAGAGCTGGTTCTCGTCTTCGATAACCAAGCTAATGCCTAAAAAAGTGTTGGAATGGATCGGGTGGGAAGAAGGCTCTGGGCCAGATGAAGTGCCTGATGTTGTTGCTGGAGTAAAGGCAAAGAGCCCAACACTTAAGGCTATGGAAGATGGTGCTGCAAACTCTAATGCGCCAAATAATGATTATTCTAAGACAGAACTTAATGTCACCGTGAATGCTGGCAATGCCACTGATCCGGAGGCAATTGCTCAGTTAACCGGCAAAGCCACGACAAAAGCAGTTGCGGACGCGAAGCGCTCACGAAACTCCCAGCTTAACGATAGATAA
- a CDS encoding phage tail protein, which yields MLTMMALGRFRFGLTTMAYQTASRSWSFEHATLSRLRNQSVSHFTGIAPQKISLAGVIYPKFRGGLRQLEAMAEEAARGAPLHMVDGTGRPWGDVVILSLDERQSYFERDGTPQKIDFTIGLQSYG from the coding sequence ATGCTTACGATGATGGCACTCGGACGCTTTCGGTTCGGGCTTACAACTATGGCCTACCAGACTGCGTCACGCTCTTGGAGCTTCGAACATGCGACGCTTTCAAGACTGAGAAATCAATCTGTTTCTCATTTTACAGGAATTGCACCTCAAAAGATTTCTTTGGCAGGCGTGATTTATCCGAAGTTTCGCGGTGGCCTAAGGCAATTAGAAGCTATGGCAGAAGAGGCCGCCAGAGGTGCGCCTCTTCATATGGTCGATGGCACGGGACGCCCGTGGGGTGACGTGGTCATCCTCTCACTTGATGAAAGACAATCGTACTTCGAACGTGATGGCACGCCACAGAAAATTGATTTCACAATAGGACTGCAATCTTATGGTTGA
- a CDS encoding tail protein X has protein sequence MVDFVSRDGDMVDAICAQLLPAADEAEACAAVYRNNPHLSKFPVVLPAGVQMQLPEVIETLPNEPLRIWS, from the coding sequence ATGGTTGATTTTGTATCTCGTGACGGAGATATGGTGGACGCTATTTGCGCTCAACTGCTGCCTGCAGCTGATGAAGCCGAAGCTTGTGCTGCCGTATACCGCAACAATCCTCACCTTTCTAAATTTCCGGTCGTTTTGCCAGCTGGTGTGCAGATGCAACTACCTGAAGTGATTGAAACACTGCCGAATGAACCATTGAGGATTTGGAGTTGA